The Staphylococcus sp. KG4-3 genome has a window encoding:
- the pfkA gene encoding 6-phosphofructokinase, which yields MKKIAVLTSGGDSPGMNAAVRAVVRKAIYNNIEVYGVYQGYQGLLNDDIEKLELGSVGDTIQRGGTFLYSARCPEFKEAEVRKKGIENLRKRGIEGLVVIGGDGSYRGAQRISEECEEIQTIGVPGTIDNDINGSDFTIGFDTALNTIIDCVDKIRDTASSHARTFIIEVMGRDCGDLALWAGLSVGAETIIVPEVETDMKDVAEKIDNGIKRGKKHSIVMVAEGCMSGEVCAQELTKYINVDARVSVLGHIQRGGSPSGADRVLASRLGGHAVDLLLEGKTAIGVGIRNNELTDTSFEEIFRSNEHEFDFETFELTNELSI from the coding sequence ATGAAAAAAATTGCAGTGTTGACAAGTGGTGGAGATTCTCCAGGCATGAATGCAGCAGTAAGAGCTGTAGTTAGAAAAGCGATTTACAATAACATTGAAGTTTATGGTGTTTACCAAGGCTATCAAGGTTTGTTAAACGATGATATTGAGAAACTTGAACTCGGTTCAGTGGGAGACACAATTCAACGAGGCGGGACTTTTTTATATTCAGCAAGATGTCCTGAATTTAAAGAAGCAGAAGTTCGTAAAAAAGGTATTGAGAATTTACGTAAAAGAGGCATCGAAGGACTTGTAGTTATTGGTGGTGACGGTAGCTATAGAGGTGCACAACGTATAAGTGAAGAATGTGAAGAAATCCAAACGATAGGTGTTCCAGGAACGATTGATAATGATATCAATGGTTCAGACTTTACAATTGGATTTGATACAGCATTAAATACTATAATTGATTGTGTTGATAAGATTCGTGATACAGCATCAAGCCATGCAAGAACGTTTATCATTGAAGTCATGGGCCGTGATTGTGGTGATTTAGCACTTTGGGCTGGTCTTTCAGTCGGTGCAGAAACAATCATTGTTCCTGAAGTTGAGACAGATATGAAAGATGTAGCTGAAAAGATTGATAATGGTATTAAACGAGGCAAAAAACATTCAATAGTTATGGTCGCTGAAGGTTGTATGTCAGGTGAAGTTTGTGCTCAAGAACTGACTAAATATATTAATGTTGACGCACGTGTTTCTGTGCTTGGACACATCCAACGTGGTGGTAGCCCAAGTGGTGCAGATAGGGTTCTAGCTTCACGTCTTGGCGGCCATGCAGTGGACTTGTTGTTAGAAGGTAAAACTGCGATTGGCGTTGGGATTAGGAATAATGAACTTACTGACACGTCATTTGAAGAAATATTTAGATCAAATGAACATGAATTTGATTTTGAAACTTTTGAATTAACGAACGAATTATCTATATAA
- a CDS encoding amino acid permease, translated as MANHELQRELSNRHIQLIAIGGAIGTGLFLGAGQTIALTGPSILLTYIIIGFMLFMFMRGLGEILVTNTNFKSFADVTNHYIGPFAGFVTGWTYWFCWIITGMAEVTAVAKYVSFWFPNIPNWISALFCVLVLMSLNLLSAKLFGELEFWFALIKIFTIIALIVVGAIMIIMAYDTQFGHASLSNLYNNGIFPKGISGFVMSFQMALFSFVGIELIGVTAGETKDPSKTLPKAVNSVPIRILVFYVGALAVIMSIIPWNQINPEESPFVRLFALIGIPFAAGIINFVVLTAAASSCNSGIFSNSRMLFGLSTQKQAPPYFEKTNKNGVPHIAIFVSCALLMIAALLNYIIPNATLVFTYITTVSTVLFIVVWGLITVAYINYHRRNPELHKKATFKLPGGKYMGYAILTFFLLVFCLLFVNTDTRIAVFLTPIWFILLTLMYLRYKQVSRKP; from the coding sequence ATGGCTAATCATGAATTACAAAGAGAACTAAGTAATCGTCACATCCAGCTAATTGCAATCGGGGGAGCAATTGGTACAGGACTATTTTTAGGAGCAGGTCAAACTATTGCGTTAACTGGCCCCTCTATTTTACTTACATATATCATAATTGGTTTTATGCTTTTTATGTTTATGCGTGGACTGGGAGAAATATTAGTAACAAATACGAATTTCAAATCATTTGCAGATGTCACTAATCACTATATTGGCCCATTTGCAGGTTTTGTAACAGGTTGGACTTATTGGTTCTGTTGGATCATTACAGGTATGGCAGAAGTAACTGCTGTTGCAAAGTATGTTAGTTTTTGGTTTCCAAACATACCAAATTGGATAAGTGCATTATTTTGTGTACTTGTATTAATGTCACTAAATTTATTAAGCGCTAAACTATTTGGTGAGTTAGAGTTTTGGTTTGCACTTATTAAAATATTTACTATTATTGCTTTAATTGTAGTTGGGGCAATAATGATTATTATGGCTTATGACACACAATTTGGCCATGCATCATTATCCAACCTATATAACAATGGAATATTTCCTAAAGGTATAAGCGGTTTCGTAATGTCTTTCCAAATGGCATTATTCTCGTTTGTAGGTATTGAACTTATAGGAGTCACAGCTGGAGAAACGAAAGATCCATCAAAGACCTTACCTAAAGCTGTTAACAGTGTGCCTATTCGTATCTTAGTATTCTATGTAGGTGCGTTAGCTGTTATCATGTCCATCATTCCATGGAATCAAATTAATCCTGAAGAAAGCCCATTTGTGAGACTGTTTGCACTGATTGGTATACCTTTTGCAGCAGGAATCATAAACTTTGTGGTATTAACAGCTGCGGCTTCTTCTTGTAATAGTGGTATATTCTCAAATAGTCGTATGTTGTTTGGGCTTTCAACACAAAAACAAGCGCCGCCTTACTTTGAGAAGACAAATAAAAATGGCGTACCACATATTGCAATATTTGTGTCGTGTGCGTTGCTTATGATTGCAGCACTGTTAAACTATATTATTCCAAATGCAACACTTGTTTTCACCTACATTACCACAGTTTCAACTGTATTATTTATTGTTGTTTGGGGCTTAATCACTGTAGCTTATATTAATTATCACCGTAGAAATCCTGAACTACATAAAAAAGCAACGTTTAAATTGCCTGGTGGAAAATATATGGGGTATGCTATTTTAACTTTCTTCTTATTAGTTTTTTGTTTATTATTTGTAAACACTGATACAAGAATAGCAGTATTTTTAACACCTATATGGTTTATCTTATTAACTCTAATGTATCTAAGATATAAACAGGTGTCTCGTAAGCCATAG
- the pyk gene encoding pyruvate kinase, which yields MRKTKIVCTIGPASESEEMLEKLIKAGMNVARLNFSHGDHAEHKARIDTIREVSKRLGKTVGILLDTKGPEIRTHNMQNGVIELEKGSEVIVSMTEVEGTSDKFSVTYDNLINDVDEGSYILLDDGLIELQVKSIDKANGEVLCDVLNTGELKNKKGVNLPGVKVSLPGITDKDAEDIKFGISEGVDFIAASFVRRPSDVLDIRKLLEAQKNTNISIIPKIENQEGIDNIKEILEVSDGLMVARGDMGVEIPPESVPMVQKDLIRQCNKLGKPVITATQMLDSMQRNPRATRAEASDVANAIYDGTDAVMLSGETAAGQYPEEAVKTMRNIAVSAEAAQDYKKLLSDRTKLVETSLVNAIGVSVAHTALNLSVKAIVAATESGSTARTISKYRPQSDIIAVTPSAETARQCALVWGIHPVVKEGRKTTDALLNNAVATAVETERVQNGDLIIITAGVPTGEKGTTNMMKLHLVGDELAKGQGVGRNSVVGQTLVVNDASELEGKDLSESIIVTTSVDETLVPYIEKAIGLITEENGITSPSAIIGLEKGIPTIVGVENATSNIQNDVLITVDANQGKIFEGYANVL from the coding sequence ATGAGAAAAACTAAAATTGTTTGTACAATTGGACCTGCGTCTGAATCAGAAGAAATGCTTGAGAAATTAATTAAAGCTGGAATGAATGTGGCGCGTTTAAACTTCTCTCATGGTGACCATGCAGAACATAAAGCGAGAATCGATACTATTCGCGAAGTTTCTAAGAGATTAGGGAAAACAGTTGGAATTTTACTAGATACGAAAGGTCCTGAAATCCGTACACACAACATGCAAAATGGTGTGATTGAACTTGAAAAGGGTAGTGAAGTAATCGTTAGTATGACTGAAGTAGAAGGTACTTCAGACAAATTCTCAGTAACTTATGATAACCTTATCAATGACGTAGACGAAGGTTCTTATATCCTTTTAGATGATGGTTTAATTGAATTACAAGTTAAATCAATTGATAAAGCTAATGGCGAAGTTCTTTGTGATGTTTTAAACACAGGAGAATTAAAAAATAAAAAAGGTGTTAACTTACCAGGAGTAAAAGTTAGTTTACCAGGTATCACTGATAAAGATGCTGAAGATATTAAATTTGGTATCAGTGAAGGCGTAGATTTTATCGCTGCAAGTTTCGTACGTCGTCCAAGCGACGTATTAGATATTCGTAAATTATTGGAAGCACAAAAAAATACAAATATAAGTATTATTCCTAAAATTGAAAACCAAGAAGGTATTGATAATATCAAAGAAATTCTTGAAGTTTCTGATGGTTTAATGGTTGCCCGCGGCGATATGGGTGTTGAAATCCCACCTGAATCAGTGCCAATGGTCCAAAAAGATTTAATTAGACAATGTAATAAATTAGGTAAACCTGTAATTACAGCAACGCAAATGTTAGATTCTATGCAACGTAATCCACGTGCGACACGTGCGGAAGCTAGTGACGTTGCTAACGCAATTTATGATGGTACAGATGCTGTTATGCTTTCTGGTGAAACAGCTGCAGGACAATACCCTGAAGAAGCTGTTAAAACTATGCGTAATATCGCAGTTTCAGCAGAGGCTGCTCAAGATTATAAAAAACTATTATCTGACCGCACTAAATTAGTTGAAACTTCATTAGTTAATGCAATTGGTGTATCAGTTGCCCATACTGCTTTAAACTTAAGCGTTAAAGCAATTGTTGCTGCTACAGAAAGTGGTTCAACTGCACGTACAATTTCTAAATACCGTCCTCAATCAGATATTATTGCTGTGACACCTAGTGCAGAAACGGCACGTCAATGTGCTTTAGTATGGGGTATCCACCCAGTAGTTAAAGAAGGACGTAAGACTACAGATGCATTATTAAATAATGCGGTAGCAACTGCAGTTGAAACTGAAAGAGTTCAAAATGGTGATTTAATTATTATCACTGCAGGTGTACCAACAGGTGAAAAAGGTACTACAAACATGATGAAATTACACCTTGTAGGGGACGAACTTGCTAAAGGTCAAGGCGTTGGAAGAAACTCAGTTGTCGGACAAACTTTAGTTGTGAATGATGCTAGTGAATTAGAAGGTAAAGACTTATCAGAATCAATTATCGTTACAACTTCTGTAGATGAAACGCTTGTACCTTATATTGAGAAAGCAATCGGTCTTATTACAGAAGAAAATGGTATTACATCACCAAGCGCGATTATTGGTTTAGAAAAAGGAATTCCTACAATAGTTGGTGTTGAAAATGCTACTTCAAATATCCAAAATGACGTTTTAATTACTGTAGATGCTAATCAAGGGAAAATCTTCGAAGGTTATGCAAACGTACTATAA
- a CDS encoding NADP-dependent malic enzyme, with protein MTLRDDALEMHRRNQGKLQVSPKVKVTNKEELSLAYSPGVAEPCKEIHEDKRKVFEYTMKGNTVAVVTDGTAVLGLGDIGPEASIPVMEGKAVLFKSFSGIDGVPIALDTTDTDEIVNTVKLLEPNYGGINLEDISAPRCFEIEERLKKETKIPVFHDDQHGTAIVTVAGMINALRIVDKDLSDIKVVLNGAGAAGIAIVKLLYSYGVRDMIMCDSRGAIYEDRSFGMNDTKSYVARWTNRDKIDGSLSDVIKDADVFIGVSVADLLSKEMVESMADDPIIFAMANPNPEINPDVAKEAGAKVIGTGRSDYPNQINNVLAFPGIFRGALDVEATHINESMKQAAVEAIADLIKPDELNADYCIPGPFDKRVAPSVAREVAKAAMESGVARIDVNPEDVYDKTMKLTDLDK; from the coding sequence ATGACTTTAAGAGACGACGCTTTAGAAATGCACAGAAGAAATCAAGGAAAATTACAAGTTTCACCAAAAGTAAAAGTTACAAATAAAGAAGAATTGAGCTTAGCTTATTCTCCAGGTGTAGCAGAACCATGTAAAGAAATTCACGAAGACAAACGAAAAGTTTTTGAGTATACAATGAAAGGTAATACAGTAGCAGTTGTTACTGATGGTACAGCAGTTTTAGGTTTGGGCGATATTGGACCTGAAGCGAGTATACCAGTAATGGAAGGTAAAGCTGTACTCTTTAAGAGCTTCTCAGGAATTGACGGCGTACCAATTGCGTTAGACACAACTGATACAGACGAAATTGTTAATACAGTGAAATTACTAGAACCTAATTATGGTGGCATAAACTTGGAAGATATTTCTGCACCACGTTGTTTTGAAATCGAGGAACGTTTGAAAAAAGAAACGAAAATTCCTGTTTTTCATGATGATCAACATGGAACAGCCATTGTTACGGTTGCAGGCATGATTAATGCATTAAGAATTGTAGACAAAGATCTATCTGACATTAAAGTAGTATTAAATGGTGCTGGAGCAGCAGGTATAGCTATCGTAAAATTACTTTATTCTTATGGAGTAAGAGATATGATTATGTGTGATTCAAGAGGCGCGATTTATGAAGATCGTTCATTTGGTATGAATGATACAAAATCTTATGTCGCAAGATGGACAAACAGAGATAAAATTGATGGTAGTTTAAGTGATGTTATTAAAGATGCTGATGTATTTATTGGTGTATCAGTAGCAGATTTATTATCAAAAGAAATGGTCGAATCGATGGCAGATGATCCAATTATCTTTGCTATGGCAAACCCAAATCCAGAAATAAATCCAGATGTAGCAAAAGAAGCTGGTGCTAAGGTAATTGGTACGGGTCGTTCAGATTATCCTAACCAAATTAATAATGTGTTAGCATTCCCAGGTATTTTCAGAGGAGCTTTAGATGTAGAAGCTACACATATTAATGAATCAATGAAGCAAGCTGCAGTTGAAGCAATTGCTGATTTAATTAAACCTGACGAGCTAAACGCGGATTATTGTATACCAGGTCCTTTTGATAAACGAGTAGCACCTTCAGTAGCTAGAGAAGTTGCGAAAGCTGCAATGGAATCAGGTGTTGCTAGAATAGACGTTAACCCTGAAGATGTTTATGACAAAACAATGAAATTAACAGACTTAGATAAATAA
- the accD gene encoding acetyl-CoA carboxylase, carboxyltransferase subunit beta codes for MFKDFFNRSSKKKKYVTVSDSKQSDVPAGIMTKCPKCKKIMYTKELAENLNVCFNCDHHIALTAHKRIEAISDEGTFTEFDRGMTSANPLDFPSYEEKIHKDQQKTGLNEAVVTGTAQLDGITYGVAVMDARFRMGSMGSVLGEKICRIIEHCIENRLPFILFSASGGARMQEGIISLMQMGKTSVSLKRHADAGLLYISYITNPTTGGVSASFASVGDINISEPKALIGFAGRRVIEQTINEKLPDDFQTSEFLLEHGQLDKVVHRKEMRTTLSNILKMHQEVKINA; via the coding sequence ATGTTTAAAGATTTTTTCAATAGAAGTAGTAAAAAGAAAAAGTACGTAACTGTATCTGATTCGAAACAAAGTGATGTACCAGCAGGGATTATGACAAAATGTCCTAAATGTAAAAAAATTATGTATACAAAAGAATTAGCAGAAAACTTAAATGTTTGTTTTAATTGCGATCATCATATTGCTTTAACGGCACATAAACGCATTGAGGCTATTTCAGATGAAGGTACGTTTACTGAGTTTGATAGAGGAATGACCTCAGCTAATCCATTAGATTTTCCGAGTTATGAAGAAAAAATTCATAAAGATCAGCAAAAAACTGGTTTGAATGAAGCTGTCGTTACAGGAACAGCACAGTTGGATGGCATTACATATGGCGTCGCTGTAATGGATGCTCGGTTCAGAATGGGCAGTATGGGATCAGTATTAGGTGAGAAGATTTGCAGAATTATTGAACACTGCATCGAAAATCGCTTGCCATTCATTTTGTTCTCAGCAAGCGGTGGCGCAAGAATGCAAGAGGGCATTATTTCGTTAATGCAAATGGGTAAAACAAGTGTATCATTAAAGAGACATGCTGACGCTGGATTGTTATATATTTCTTATATAACAAATCCAACAACAGGTGGAGTCTCTGCAAGTTTCGCATCTGTTGGTGATATCAATATTAGTGAACCTAAAGCATTGATAGGCTTTGCGGGTAGACGTGTCATTGAACAAACTATCAATGAAAAATTACCTGATGATTTCCAAACATCAGAGTTTTTATTAGAGCATGGACAATTAGATAAAGTTGTACATAGAAAAGAAATGAGAACGACACTCTCTAATATTCTAAAAATGCATCAAGAGGTGAAAATAAATGCTTGA
- a CDS encoding acetyl-CoA carboxylase carboxyltransferase subunit alpha, with product MLDFEKPLFEIKNKIESLKESQEKNDVDLQEEIEMLEASLDRETEKVYTNLKPWDRVQLARLQERPTSLDYIPHIFDSFIELHGDRNYRDDPAMIGGIGYLNGQPVTVVGQQRGKDTKDNIYRNFGMAHPEGYRKALRLMKQAEKFNRPIITFIDTKGAYPGKAAEERGQSESIARNLVEMAALTVPVISIVIGEGGSGGALGLGITNRILMLENSTYSVISPEGASALLWKDSNLAKIAAETMKITAEDLHELKIADEVVKEPLGGAHQDVETQAQNIKRTFEAHLKELNSFSKEQLVEDRYQKFRMIGSYKE from the coding sequence ATGCTTGATTTTGAAAAGCCACTTTTTGAAATAAAAAATAAAATCGAATCCTTAAAGGAATCTCAAGAAAAAAATGATGTGGATCTCCAAGAGGAAATAGAAATGCTTGAAGCATCTCTAGATAGAGAAACTGAAAAAGTATATACTAATCTTAAACCATGGGATCGTGTGCAATTAGCACGCTTACAAGAGCGTCCAACATCATTGGACTATATTCCACATATCTTTGATTCATTTATTGAATTGCATGGAGATAGAAATTATAGAGATGATCCAGCAATGATTGGCGGTATAGGTTATTTAAATGGTCAACCAGTTACTGTTGTAGGACAACAACGTGGTAAAGATACAAAGGATAATATTTATCGTAATTTTGGTATGGCGCATCCAGAAGGTTATCGCAAAGCGTTGAGATTAATGAAACAAGCTGAAAAGTTTAATAGACCGATTATTACTTTTATCGATACAAAGGGTGCTTATCCAGGTAAAGCTGCAGAAGAGCGTGGTCAAAGTGAATCTATTGCACGAAATTTAGTGGAAATGGCTGCATTAACTGTACCTGTTATTTCAATTGTTATTGGTGAAGGTGGTAGTGGTGGTGCTCTAGGATTAGGCATTACAAATCGAATATTAATGCTTGAAAATAGTACATATTCAGTCATCTCGCCAGAAGGTGCATCAGCATTATTATGGAAAGATAGTAACCTCGCAAAAATAGCAGCAGAAACGATGAAAATTACTGCAGAAGATTTACATGAATTAAAGATTGCAGACGAAGTAGTAAAAGAGCCTTTAGGTGGAGCTCATCAAGATGTTGAAACACAAGCTCAAAATATTAAACGTACTTTTGAGGCACATTTAAAAGAATTAAATTCGTTCAGTAAAGAACAGCTTGTCGAAGATCGCTATCAAAAATTTAGAATGATAGGTTCTTATAAAGAATAA